One Halolamina litorea genomic window carries:
- the btuC gene encoding vitamin B12 ABC transporter permease BtuC, whose product MDAIRRAAGWSAALSLALVAVIVASAGIGPVPVPAETVVKAVLEAVAVPSLAGGDLGWHHPFSFSLRESHRAIVMAVRLPRILLGALVGFALAAAGTVMQGFFRNPMADPSIVGVSSGAAVGAVASIVAPALLPFGLGLETAAFVGALVTAFVVYAVATEGGRTPVATLLLAGVAIQTFLGAVTSFMLLHSGQSMREVVYWLMGHLDDAGWGDFVPVAGVPLLPLFVLVCFGVLLAYARDLNVLLLGEEEAAGLGIEVERTKRLLLAVSAVITGAAVAVSGVIGFVGLIVPHVLRLVVGPDHRVLLPTASVAGAAFLVAADTVARSGAQELPVGIVTAAVGAPFFLFLLRNRRVHEL is encoded by the coding sequence ATGGACGCGATTCGGCGAGCGGCCGGCTGGTCAGCGGCGCTCAGCCTCGCGCTCGTCGCCGTCATCGTCGCCAGCGCCGGGATCGGTCCCGTCCCGGTGCCCGCCGAAACCGTCGTGAAGGCCGTACTGGAGGCCGTCGCCGTCCCGAGCCTCGCCGGCGGCGACCTCGGCTGGCACCACCCCTTCTCGTTCTCGCTGCGGGAGTCCCATCGGGCCATCGTGATGGCCGTCCGGCTCCCGCGGATCCTGCTCGGCGCACTCGTGGGGTTCGCGCTGGCCGCCGCCGGGACAGTGATGCAGGGGTTCTTCCGGAACCCGATGGCCGACCCCTCCATCGTCGGCGTCTCCTCGGGCGCCGCCGTCGGTGCGGTGGCGTCCATCGTCGCCCCCGCCCTGCTCCCGTTCGGGCTCGGACTGGAGACGGCGGCGTTCGTCGGCGCGCTCGTGACGGCGTTTGTCGTCTACGCCGTCGCGACCGAGGGCGGCCGGACGCCCGTGGCGACGCTCCTGCTCGCGGGCGTGGCGATCCAGACGTTCCTCGGCGCGGTCACCTCCTTCATGCTGCTGCACTCCGGCCAGAGCATGCGCGAGGTCGTCTACTGGCTGATGGGCCACCTCGACGACGCCGGCTGGGGAGATTTCGTCCCTGTGGCCGGCGTCCCGCTGCTCCCCCTGTTCGTCCTCGTCTGCTTCGGCGTCTTGCTCGCGTACGCACGAGACCTGAACGTCCTGCTGCTGGGTGAGGAGGAGGCCGCCGGGCTGGGAATCGAAGTCGAGCGGACCAAGCGACTGCTGCTCGCTGTCTCGGCGGTCATCACCGGCGCCGCCGTCGCCGTCTCGGGCGTCATCGGCTTCGTCGGCCTGATCGTCCCTCACGTGCTGCGGCTGGTCGTCGGCCCCGATCACCGCGTGCTGCTGCCGACGGCGTCAGTCGCCGGCGCGGCGTTCCTCGTCGCCGCCGACACGGTCGCCCGGAGCGGCGCCCAGGAGCTCCCGGTGGGCATCGTCACCGCCGCCGTCGGCGCGCCGTTCTTCCTCTTCCTGCTGCGAAACCGGAGGGTCCACGAACTATGA